In a genomic window of Equus przewalskii isolate Varuska chromosome 4, EquPr2, whole genome shotgun sequence:
- the REPIN1 gene encoding DNA-binding protein REPIN1 isoform X2: protein MDAPRASAHPAGEFSLTSGGYQSVGRSRRCSRRSLPRNVPGRSWKYPHLQLHRLQEEAPMLERRCRGPLATGPAQPRLLSGPSQESPRTLEKEPRGLRSQGTSAAQSGSQAPGRAHRCAHCRRHFPGWVALWLHARRCQARLPLPCPECGRRFRHAPFLALHCQVHAAATPDLGFACHLCGQSFRGWVALVLHLRAHSAAKRPIACSDCERRFWRRKQLRAHLRLCHPPAPEVRPFICGNCGRSFAQWDQLVAHKRVHVAEALEEAAAKALGPRPRGRPAVTAPRPGGDAVDRPFQCACCGKRFRHKPNLIAHRRVHTGERPHQCPECGKRFTNKPYLTSHRRIHTGEKPYPCTECGRRFRHKPNLLSHSKIHKRSEGSTQGAPGAGSPQLPAGLPEHSSEPTREAPLNPVQGPAPEPPLEAPGEPPQDQAGTPASLYSCDDCGRSFRLERFLRAHQRQHTGERPFTCAECGKNFGKKTHLVAHSRVHSGERPFACEECGRRFSQGSHLAAHRRDHAPERPFVCPDCGKAFRHKPYLAAHRRIHTGEKPYVCPDCGKAFSQKSNLVSHRRIHTGERPYACPDCDRSFSQKSNLITHRKSHIRDGAFCCAICGQTFDDEEKLLAHQKKHDV from the exons ATGGACGCGCCACGCGCCTCCGCGCACCCCGCCGGAGAG TTTTCTCTGACATCTGGGGGCTACCAGAGTGTGGGCCGAAGCAGGCGCTGCAGCCGCAGAAGTCTCCCCAGGAACGTCCCCGGGAGGAGCTGGAAATATCCTCACCTCCAGCTCCACCGTCTCCAGG AGGAAGCACCGATGCTGGAACGTCGCTGCAGGGGCCCCCTGGCCAcgggccctgcccagccccgaCTCCTTTCCGGGCCCTCCCAGGAGTCGCCCCGGACCCTGGAGAAGGAGCCCCGCGGGCTGAGGTCACAAGGCACTTCTGCAGCCCAGTCGGGGAGCCAGGCCCCGGGTAGGGCCCATCGCTGTGCCCACTGTCGAAGGCACTTCCCGGGCTGGGTGGCCCTGTGGCTTCACGCCCGACGCTGCCAGGCCcggctgcccctgccctgccctgagtGTGGCCGTCGTTTCCGACACGCCCCCTTCTTGGCACTGCACTGCCAGGTCCATGCTGCTGCCACCCCAGACCTGGGCTTTGCCTGCCACCTCTGCGGGCAGAGCTTCCGGGGCTGGGTGGCCCTGGTTCTGCATCTGCGGGCCCACTCGGCTGCAAAGCGGCCCATTGCCTGTTCTGACTGTGAGAGACGCTTCTGGCGACGAAAGCAGCTTCGAGCTCATTTGCGGCTGTGCCACCCTCCTGCCCCTGAGGTGCGGCCCTTCATATGTGGCAATTGTGGCCGGAGCTTTGCCCAGTGGGACCAGCTAGTTGCTCACAAGCGGGTTCATGTAGCCgaggccctggaggaggcagcagccaAGGCTCTGGGGCCTCGGCCCAGGGGCCGCCCCGCGGTGACCGCCCCCCGGCCCGGCGGAGACGCGGTGGACCGCCCCTTCCAGTGTGCCTGCTGTGGCAAGCGCTTCCGGCACAAGCCCAACCTGATCGCCCACCGCCGAGTGCACACGGGCGAGCGGCCTCACCAGTGCCCCGAATGTGGCAAGCGCTTCACCAATAAGCCCTACCTGACCTCACACCGGCGCATCCACACCGGCGAGAAGCCCTACCCGTGCACGGAGTGCGGGCGCCGCTTTCGCCACAAACCCAACCTGCTGTCTCACAGCAAGATCCACAAGCGATCCGAAGGGTCTACCCAGGGCGCCCCTGGTGCGGGGAGCCCCCAGCTGCCAGCCGGACTCCCGGAGCACTCGTCAGAGCCCACCCGAGAGGCCCCACTGAACCCTGTGCAGGGGCCTGCACCTGAGCCTCCGCTGGAGGCCCCAGGAGAGCCCCCACAGGACCAGGCGGGAACCCCCGCATCTCTCTACAGCTGCGATGACTGTGGCAGGAGCTTCCGGCTGGAGCGCTTCCTGCGGGCCCACCAGCGGCAGCACACGGGGGAGCGGCCCTTCACCTGCGCCGAGTGCGGGAAGAACTTCGGCAAGAAAACCCACCTGGTGGCTCACTCCCGGGTCCACTCGGGCGAGCGGCCCTTCGCCTGCGAGGAGTGTGGGCGCCGCTTCTCCCAGGGCAGCCACCTGGCGGCCCACCGGCGTGACCACGCCCCCGAGCGGCCGTTCGTCTGCCCGGACTGCGGCAAGGCCTTCCGCCACAAGCCCTACCTGGCCGCCCACCGGCGCATCCACACCGGCGAGAAGCCCTACGTCTGCCCCGACTGTGGCAAGGCCTTCAGCCAGAAGTCCAACCTCGTGTCCCACCGGCGCATCCACACGGGCGAGCGCCCCTACGCCTGCCCCGACTGCGACCGGAGCTTCAGCCAGAAGTCCAACCTCATCACCCACCGCAAGAGCCACATCCGGGACGGCGCCTTCTGCTGCGCCATCTGCGGCCAGACCTTTGACGACGAGGAGAAGCTCCTGGCCCATCAGAAGAAGCATGATGTCTGA
- the REPIN1 gene encoding DNA-binding protein REPIN1 isoform X4, with protein sequence MGVGVSLLLQFSLTSGGYQSVGRSRRCSRRSLPRNVPGRSWKYPHLQLHRLQEEAPMLERRCRGPLATGPAQPRLLSGPSQESPRTLEKEPRGLRSQGTSAAQSGSQAPGRAHRCAHCRRHFPGWVALWLHARRCQARLPLPCPECGRRFRHAPFLALHCQVHAAATPDLGFACHLCGQSFRGWVALVLHLRAHSAAKRPIACSDCERRFWRRKQLRAHLRLCHPPAPEVRPFICGNCGRSFAQWDQLVAHKRVHVAEALEEAAAKALGPRPRGRPAVTAPRPGGDAVDRPFQCACCGKRFRHKPNLIAHRRVHTGERPHQCPECGKRFTNKPYLTSHRRIHTGEKPYPCTECGRRFRHKPNLLSHSKIHKRSEGSTQGAPGAGSPQLPAGLPEHSSEPTREAPLNPVQGPAPEPPLEAPGEPPQDQAGTPASLYSCDDCGRSFRLERFLRAHQRQHTGERPFTCAECGKNFGKKTHLVAHSRVHSGERPFACEECGRRFSQGSHLAAHRRDHAPERPFVCPDCGKAFRHKPYLAAHRRIHTGEKPYVCPDCGKAFSQKSNLVSHRRIHTGERPYACPDCDRSFSQKSNLITHRKSHIRDGAFCCAICGQTFDDEEKLLAHQKKHDV encoded by the exons ATGGGGGTAGGGGTGTCTTTACTGCTGCAGTTTTCTCTGACATCTGGGGGCTACCAGAGTGTGGGCCGAAGCAGGCGCTGCAGCCGCAGAAGTCTCCCCAGGAACGTCCCCGGGAGGAGCTGGAAATATCCTCACCTCCAGCTCCACCGTCTCCAGG AGGAAGCACCGATGCTGGAACGTCGCTGCAGGGGCCCCCTGGCCAcgggccctgcccagccccgaCTCCTTTCCGGGCCCTCCCAGGAGTCGCCCCGGACCCTGGAGAAGGAGCCCCGCGGGCTGAGGTCACAAGGCACTTCTGCAGCCCAGTCGGGGAGCCAGGCCCCGGGTAGGGCCCATCGCTGTGCCCACTGTCGAAGGCACTTCCCGGGCTGGGTGGCCCTGTGGCTTCACGCCCGACGCTGCCAGGCCcggctgcccctgccctgccctgagtGTGGCCGTCGTTTCCGACACGCCCCCTTCTTGGCACTGCACTGCCAGGTCCATGCTGCTGCCACCCCAGACCTGGGCTTTGCCTGCCACCTCTGCGGGCAGAGCTTCCGGGGCTGGGTGGCCCTGGTTCTGCATCTGCGGGCCCACTCGGCTGCAAAGCGGCCCATTGCCTGTTCTGACTGTGAGAGACGCTTCTGGCGACGAAAGCAGCTTCGAGCTCATTTGCGGCTGTGCCACCCTCCTGCCCCTGAGGTGCGGCCCTTCATATGTGGCAATTGTGGCCGGAGCTTTGCCCAGTGGGACCAGCTAGTTGCTCACAAGCGGGTTCATGTAGCCgaggccctggaggaggcagcagccaAGGCTCTGGGGCCTCGGCCCAGGGGCCGCCCCGCGGTGACCGCCCCCCGGCCCGGCGGAGACGCGGTGGACCGCCCCTTCCAGTGTGCCTGCTGTGGCAAGCGCTTCCGGCACAAGCCCAACCTGATCGCCCACCGCCGAGTGCACACGGGCGAGCGGCCTCACCAGTGCCCCGAATGTGGCAAGCGCTTCACCAATAAGCCCTACCTGACCTCACACCGGCGCATCCACACCGGCGAGAAGCCCTACCCGTGCACGGAGTGCGGGCGCCGCTTTCGCCACAAACCCAACCTGCTGTCTCACAGCAAGATCCACAAGCGATCCGAAGGGTCTACCCAGGGCGCCCCTGGTGCGGGGAGCCCCCAGCTGCCAGCCGGACTCCCGGAGCACTCGTCAGAGCCCACCCGAGAGGCCCCACTGAACCCTGTGCAGGGGCCTGCACCTGAGCCTCCGCTGGAGGCCCCAGGAGAGCCCCCACAGGACCAGGCGGGAACCCCCGCATCTCTCTACAGCTGCGATGACTGTGGCAGGAGCTTCCGGCTGGAGCGCTTCCTGCGGGCCCACCAGCGGCAGCACACGGGGGAGCGGCCCTTCACCTGCGCCGAGTGCGGGAAGAACTTCGGCAAGAAAACCCACCTGGTGGCTCACTCCCGGGTCCACTCGGGCGAGCGGCCCTTCGCCTGCGAGGAGTGTGGGCGCCGCTTCTCCCAGGGCAGCCACCTGGCGGCCCACCGGCGTGACCACGCCCCCGAGCGGCCGTTCGTCTGCCCGGACTGCGGCAAGGCCTTCCGCCACAAGCCCTACCTGGCCGCCCACCGGCGCATCCACACCGGCGAGAAGCCCTACGTCTGCCCCGACTGTGGCAAGGCCTTCAGCCAGAAGTCCAACCTCGTGTCCCACCGGCGCATCCACACGGGCGAGCGCCCCTACGCCTGCCCCGACTGCGACCGGAGCTTCAGCCAGAAGTCCAACCTCATCACCCACCGCAAGAGCCACATCCGGGACGGCGCCTTCTGCTGCGCCATCTGCGGCCAGACCTTTGACGACGAGGAGAAGCTCCTGGCCCATCAGAAGAAGCATGATGTCTGA
- the REPIN1 gene encoding DNA-binding protein REPIN1 isoform X3, with amino-acid sequence MGVGVSLLLQFSLTSGGYQSVGRSRRCSRRSLPRNVPGRSWKYPHLQLHRLQAEEAPMLERRCRGPLATGPAQPRLLSGPSQESPRTLEKEPRGLRSQGTSAAQSGSQAPGRAHRCAHCRRHFPGWVALWLHARRCQARLPLPCPECGRRFRHAPFLALHCQVHAAATPDLGFACHLCGQSFRGWVALVLHLRAHSAAKRPIACSDCERRFWRRKQLRAHLRLCHPPAPEVRPFICGNCGRSFAQWDQLVAHKRVHVAEALEEAAAKALGPRPRGRPAVTAPRPGGDAVDRPFQCACCGKRFRHKPNLIAHRRVHTGERPHQCPECGKRFTNKPYLTSHRRIHTGEKPYPCTECGRRFRHKPNLLSHSKIHKRSEGSTQGAPGAGSPQLPAGLPEHSSEPTREAPLNPVQGPAPEPPLEAPGEPPQDQAGTPASLYSCDDCGRSFRLERFLRAHQRQHTGERPFTCAECGKNFGKKTHLVAHSRVHSGERPFACEECGRRFSQGSHLAAHRRDHAPERPFVCPDCGKAFRHKPYLAAHRRIHTGEKPYVCPDCGKAFSQKSNLVSHRRIHTGERPYACPDCDRSFSQKSNLITHRKSHIRDGAFCCAICGQTFDDEEKLLAHQKKHDV; translated from the exons ATGGGGGTAGGGGTGTCTTTACTGCTGCAGTTTTCTCTGACATCTGGGGGCTACCAGAGTGTGGGCCGAAGCAGGCGCTGCAGCCGCAGAAGTCTCCCCAGGAACGTCCCCGGGAGGAGCTGGAAATATCCTCACCTCCAGCTCCACCGTCTCCAGG CAGAGGAAGCACCGATGCTGGAACGTCGCTGCAGGGGCCCCCTGGCCAcgggccctgcccagccccgaCTCCTTTCCGGGCCCTCCCAGGAGTCGCCCCGGACCCTGGAGAAGGAGCCCCGCGGGCTGAGGTCACAAGGCACTTCTGCAGCCCAGTCGGGGAGCCAGGCCCCGGGTAGGGCCCATCGCTGTGCCCACTGTCGAAGGCACTTCCCGGGCTGGGTGGCCCTGTGGCTTCACGCCCGACGCTGCCAGGCCcggctgcccctgccctgccctgagtGTGGCCGTCGTTTCCGACACGCCCCCTTCTTGGCACTGCACTGCCAGGTCCATGCTGCTGCCACCCCAGACCTGGGCTTTGCCTGCCACCTCTGCGGGCAGAGCTTCCGGGGCTGGGTGGCCCTGGTTCTGCATCTGCGGGCCCACTCGGCTGCAAAGCGGCCCATTGCCTGTTCTGACTGTGAGAGACGCTTCTGGCGACGAAAGCAGCTTCGAGCTCATTTGCGGCTGTGCCACCCTCCTGCCCCTGAGGTGCGGCCCTTCATATGTGGCAATTGTGGCCGGAGCTTTGCCCAGTGGGACCAGCTAGTTGCTCACAAGCGGGTTCATGTAGCCgaggccctggaggaggcagcagccaAGGCTCTGGGGCCTCGGCCCAGGGGCCGCCCCGCGGTGACCGCCCCCCGGCCCGGCGGAGACGCGGTGGACCGCCCCTTCCAGTGTGCCTGCTGTGGCAAGCGCTTCCGGCACAAGCCCAACCTGATCGCCCACCGCCGAGTGCACACGGGCGAGCGGCCTCACCAGTGCCCCGAATGTGGCAAGCGCTTCACCAATAAGCCCTACCTGACCTCACACCGGCGCATCCACACCGGCGAGAAGCCCTACCCGTGCACGGAGTGCGGGCGCCGCTTTCGCCACAAACCCAACCTGCTGTCTCACAGCAAGATCCACAAGCGATCCGAAGGGTCTACCCAGGGCGCCCCTGGTGCGGGGAGCCCCCAGCTGCCAGCCGGACTCCCGGAGCACTCGTCAGAGCCCACCCGAGAGGCCCCACTGAACCCTGTGCAGGGGCCTGCACCTGAGCCTCCGCTGGAGGCCCCAGGAGAGCCCCCACAGGACCAGGCGGGAACCCCCGCATCTCTCTACAGCTGCGATGACTGTGGCAGGAGCTTCCGGCTGGAGCGCTTCCTGCGGGCCCACCAGCGGCAGCACACGGGGGAGCGGCCCTTCACCTGCGCCGAGTGCGGGAAGAACTTCGGCAAGAAAACCCACCTGGTGGCTCACTCCCGGGTCCACTCGGGCGAGCGGCCCTTCGCCTGCGAGGAGTGTGGGCGCCGCTTCTCCCAGGGCAGCCACCTGGCGGCCCACCGGCGTGACCACGCCCCCGAGCGGCCGTTCGTCTGCCCGGACTGCGGCAAGGCCTTCCGCCACAAGCCCTACCTGGCCGCCCACCGGCGCATCCACACCGGCGAGAAGCCCTACGTCTGCCCCGACTGTGGCAAGGCCTTCAGCCAGAAGTCCAACCTCGTGTCCCACCGGCGCATCCACACGGGCGAGCGCCCCTACGCCTGCCCCGACTGCGACCGGAGCTTCAGCCAGAAGTCCAACCTCATCACCCACCGCAAGAGCCACATCCGGGACGGCGCCTTCTGCTGCGCCATCTGCGGCCAGACCTTTGACGACGAGGAGAAGCTCCTGGCCCATCAGAAGAAGCATGATGTCTGA
- the REPIN1 gene encoding DNA-binding protein REPIN1 isoform X1, translated as MDAPRASAHPAGEFSLTSGGYQSVGRSRRCSRRSLPRNVPGRSWKYPHLQLHRLQAEEAPMLERRCRGPLATGPAQPRLLSGPSQESPRTLEKEPRGLRSQGTSAAQSGSQAPGRAHRCAHCRRHFPGWVALWLHARRCQARLPLPCPECGRRFRHAPFLALHCQVHAAATPDLGFACHLCGQSFRGWVALVLHLRAHSAAKRPIACSDCERRFWRRKQLRAHLRLCHPPAPEVRPFICGNCGRSFAQWDQLVAHKRVHVAEALEEAAAKALGPRPRGRPAVTAPRPGGDAVDRPFQCACCGKRFRHKPNLIAHRRVHTGERPHQCPECGKRFTNKPYLTSHRRIHTGEKPYPCTECGRRFRHKPNLLSHSKIHKRSEGSTQGAPGAGSPQLPAGLPEHSSEPTREAPLNPVQGPAPEPPLEAPGEPPQDQAGTPASLYSCDDCGRSFRLERFLRAHQRQHTGERPFTCAECGKNFGKKTHLVAHSRVHSGERPFACEECGRRFSQGSHLAAHRRDHAPERPFVCPDCGKAFRHKPYLAAHRRIHTGEKPYVCPDCGKAFSQKSNLVSHRRIHTGERPYACPDCDRSFSQKSNLITHRKSHIRDGAFCCAICGQTFDDEEKLLAHQKKHDV; from the exons ATGGACGCGCCACGCGCCTCCGCGCACCCCGCCGGAGAG TTTTCTCTGACATCTGGGGGCTACCAGAGTGTGGGCCGAAGCAGGCGCTGCAGCCGCAGAAGTCTCCCCAGGAACGTCCCCGGGAGGAGCTGGAAATATCCTCACCTCCAGCTCCACCGTCTCCAGG CAGAGGAAGCACCGATGCTGGAACGTCGCTGCAGGGGCCCCCTGGCCAcgggccctgcccagccccgaCTCCTTTCCGGGCCCTCCCAGGAGTCGCCCCGGACCCTGGAGAAGGAGCCCCGCGGGCTGAGGTCACAAGGCACTTCTGCAGCCCAGTCGGGGAGCCAGGCCCCGGGTAGGGCCCATCGCTGTGCCCACTGTCGAAGGCACTTCCCGGGCTGGGTGGCCCTGTGGCTTCACGCCCGACGCTGCCAGGCCcggctgcccctgccctgccctgagtGTGGCCGTCGTTTCCGACACGCCCCCTTCTTGGCACTGCACTGCCAGGTCCATGCTGCTGCCACCCCAGACCTGGGCTTTGCCTGCCACCTCTGCGGGCAGAGCTTCCGGGGCTGGGTGGCCCTGGTTCTGCATCTGCGGGCCCACTCGGCTGCAAAGCGGCCCATTGCCTGTTCTGACTGTGAGAGACGCTTCTGGCGACGAAAGCAGCTTCGAGCTCATTTGCGGCTGTGCCACCCTCCTGCCCCTGAGGTGCGGCCCTTCATATGTGGCAATTGTGGCCGGAGCTTTGCCCAGTGGGACCAGCTAGTTGCTCACAAGCGGGTTCATGTAGCCgaggccctggaggaggcagcagccaAGGCTCTGGGGCCTCGGCCCAGGGGCCGCCCCGCGGTGACCGCCCCCCGGCCCGGCGGAGACGCGGTGGACCGCCCCTTCCAGTGTGCCTGCTGTGGCAAGCGCTTCCGGCACAAGCCCAACCTGATCGCCCACCGCCGAGTGCACACGGGCGAGCGGCCTCACCAGTGCCCCGAATGTGGCAAGCGCTTCACCAATAAGCCCTACCTGACCTCACACCGGCGCATCCACACCGGCGAGAAGCCCTACCCGTGCACGGAGTGCGGGCGCCGCTTTCGCCACAAACCCAACCTGCTGTCTCACAGCAAGATCCACAAGCGATCCGAAGGGTCTACCCAGGGCGCCCCTGGTGCGGGGAGCCCCCAGCTGCCAGCCGGACTCCCGGAGCACTCGTCAGAGCCCACCCGAGAGGCCCCACTGAACCCTGTGCAGGGGCCTGCACCTGAGCCTCCGCTGGAGGCCCCAGGAGAGCCCCCACAGGACCAGGCGGGAACCCCCGCATCTCTCTACAGCTGCGATGACTGTGGCAGGAGCTTCCGGCTGGAGCGCTTCCTGCGGGCCCACCAGCGGCAGCACACGGGGGAGCGGCCCTTCACCTGCGCCGAGTGCGGGAAGAACTTCGGCAAGAAAACCCACCTGGTGGCTCACTCCCGGGTCCACTCGGGCGAGCGGCCCTTCGCCTGCGAGGAGTGTGGGCGCCGCTTCTCCCAGGGCAGCCACCTGGCGGCCCACCGGCGTGACCACGCCCCCGAGCGGCCGTTCGTCTGCCCGGACTGCGGCAAGGCCTTCCGCCACAAGCCCTACCTGGCCGCCCACCGGCGCATCCACACCGGCGAGAAGCCCTACGTCTGCCCCGACTGTGGCAAGGCCTTCAGCCAGAAGTCCAACCTCGTGTCCCACCGGCGCATCCACACGGGCGAGCGCCCCTACGCCTGCCCCGACTGCGACCGGAGCTTCAGCCAGAAGTCCAACCTCATCACCCACCGCAAGAGCCACATCCGGGACGGCGCCTTCTGCTGCGCCATCTGCGGCCAGACCTTTGACGACGAGGAGAAGCTCCTGGCCCATCAGAAGAAGCATGATGTCTGA
- the REPIN1 gene encoding DNA-binding protein REPIN1 isoform X5 has product MLERRCRGPLATGPAQPRLLSGPSQESPRTLEKEPRGLRSQGTSAAQSGSQAPGRAHRCAHCRRHFPGWVALWLHARRCQARLPLPCPECGRRFRHAPFLALHCQVHAAATPDLGFACHLCGQSFRGWVALVLHLRAHSAAKRPIACSDCERRFWRRKQLRAHLRLCHPPAPEVRPFICGNCGRSFAQWDQLVAHKRVHVAEALEEAAAKALGPRPRGRPAVTAPRPGGDAVDRPFQCACCGKRFRHKPNLIAHRRVHTGERPHQCPECGKRFTNKPYLTSHRRIHTGEKPYPCTECGRRFRHKPNLLSHSKIHKRSEGSTQGAPGAGSPQLPAGLPEHSSEPTREAPLNPVQGPAPEPPLEAPGEPPQDQAGTPASLYSCDDCGRSFRLERFLRAHQRQHTGERPFTCAECGKNFGKKTHLVAHSRVHSGERPFACEECGRRFSQGSHLAAHRRDHAPERPFVCPDCGKAFRHKPYLAAHRRIHTGEKPYVCPDCGKAFSQKSNLVSHRRIHTGERPYACPDCDRSFSQKSNLITHRKSHIRDGAFCCAICGQTFDDEEKLLAHQKKHDV; this is encoded by the coding sequence ATGCTGGAACGTCGCTGCAGGGGCCCCCTGGCCAcgggccctgcccagccccgaCTCCTTTCCGGGCCCTCCCAGGAGTCGCCCCGGACCCTGGAGAAGGAGCCCCGCGGGCTGAGGTCACAAGGCACTTCTGCAGCCCAGTCGGGGAGCCAGGCCCCGGGTAGGGCCCATCGCTGTGCCCACTGTCGAAGGCACTTCCCGGGCTGGGTGGCCCTGTGGCTTCACGCCCGACGCTGCCAGGCCcggctgcccctgccctgccctgagtGTGGCCGTCGTTTCCGACACGCCCCCTTCTTGGCACTGCACTGCCAGGTCCATGCTGCTGCCACCCCAGACCTGGGCTTTGCCTGCCACCTCTGCGGGCAGAGCTTCCGGGGCTGGGTGGCCCTGGTTCTGCATCTGCGGGCCCACTCGGCTGCAAAGCGGCCCATTGCCTGTTCTGACTGTGAGAGACGCTTCTGGCGACGAAAGCAGCTTCGAGCTCATTTGCGGCTGTGCCACCCTCCTGCCCCTGAGGTGCGGCCCTTCATATGTGGCAATTGTGGCCGGAGCTTTGCCCAGTGGGACCAGCTAGTTGCTCACAAGCGGGTTCATGTAGCCgaggccctggaggaggcagcagccaAGGCTCTGGGGCCTCGGCCCAGGGGCCGCCCCGCGGTGACCGCCCCCCGGCCCGGCGGAGACGCGGTGGACCGCCCCTTCCAGTGTGCCTGCTGTGGCAAGCGCTTCCGGCACAAGCCCAACCTGATCGCCCACCGCCGAGTGCACACGGGCGAGCGGCCTCACCAGTGCCCCGAATGTGGCAAGCGCTTCACCAATAAGCCCTACCTGACCTCACACCGGCGCATCCACACCGGCGAGAAGCCCTACCCGTGCACGGAGTGCGGGCGCCGCTTTCGCCACAAACCCAACCTGCTGTCTCACAGCAAGATCCACAAGCGATCCGAAGGGTCTACCCAGGGCGCCCCTGGTGCGGGGAGCCCCCAGCTGCCAGCCGGACTCCCGGAGCACTCGTCAGAGCCCACCCGAGAGGCCCCACTGAACCCTGTGCAGGGGCCTGCACCTGAGCCTCCGCTGGAGGCCCCAGGAGAGCCCCCACAGGACCAGGCGGGAACCCCCGCATCTCTCTACAGCTGCGATGACTGTGGCAGGAGCTTCCGGCTGGAGCGCTTCCTGCGGGCCCACCAGCGGCAGCACACGGGGGAGCGGCCCTTCACCTGCGCCGAGTGCGGGAAGAACTTCGGCAAGAAAACCCACCTGGTGGCTCACTCCCGGGTCCACTCGGGCGAGCGGCCCTTCGCCTGCGAGGAGTGTGGGCGCCGCTTCTCCCAGGGCAGCCACCTGGCGGCCCACCGGCGTGACCACGCCCCCGAGCGGCCGTTCGTCTGCCCGGACTGCGGCAAGGCCTTCCGCCACAAGCCCTACCTGGCCGCCCACCGGCGCATCCACACCGGCGAGAAGCCCTACGTCTGCCCCGACTGTGGCAAGGCCTTCAGCCAGAAGTCCAACCTCGTGTCCCACCGGCGCATCCACACGGGCGAGCGCCCCTACGCCTGCCCCGACTGCGACCGGAGCTTCAGCCAGAAGTCCAACCTCATCACCCACCGCAAGAGCCACATCCGGGACGGCGCCTTCTGCTGCGCCATCTGCGGCCAGACCTTTGACGACGAGGAGAAGCTCCTGGCCCATCAGAAGAAGCATGATGTCTGA